One Elephas maximus indicus isolate mEleMax1 chromosome X, mEleMax1 primary haplotype, whole genome shotgun sequence DNA segment encodes these proteins:
- the LOC126069364 gene encoding DDB1- and CUL4-associated factor 12-like protein 2, with product MAPQQTGSRKRKAPAAEAGAGSSASRGPGGTATPENGEGLLLSKKQKRPAAQRSLLRYLKGREVGARDCAGARGFEGELRAYAVHKLPAILTERELALGTLNKVFASQWLNARQVVCGTKCNTLFVVDVHSNHITHIPLLEDRAPVLARDQPSCGIHAIELNPSKTLLATGGENPNSLAIYQLPTLDPMCLGDRHGHKDWIFGIAWMSDTVVVSGSRDGTVALWRVDPDMCHRSIGWHNDVGLPMYAHISPRDMEIIPRASTSPTNRKVRALAFSGKNQELGAVSLDGYFHLWKARSTLCRLLSVRLPYCRENVCLIYCDELSLYAVGSQSHVSFLDPRQRQQNMRPLCSREGGTGVRSLSFYQHIITIGTGHGSLLFYDVRAQKFLEERASASPESSPGPRGRKLKLTCGRGWLNQDDLWVNHLEGTEEFPNALYTHCYNWPEMKLFVAGGPLPSGLHGNYAGLWS from the coding sequence ATGGCCCCGCAGCAAACAGGTAGCAGGAAGCGGAAAGCGCCCGCGGCCGAGGCGGGCGCCGGGAGCTCCGCGTCTCGGGGCCCGGGGGGGACGGCGACCCCCGAGAATGGCGAAGGGCTGCTGCTGTCCAAGAAGCAGAAACGGCCGGCGGCGCAGCGCTCGCTGCTGCGCTACCTGAAGGGTCGCGAGGTGGGCGCGCGCGACTGCGCCGGGGCCCGGGGCTTCGAGGGCGAGCTACGCGCCTACGCGGTGCACAAGCTGCCTGCAATACTGACGGAGCGCGAGCTGGCGCTGGGCACCCTCAACAAGGTCTTCGCGTCGCAGTGGCTGAACGCCAGGCAGGTGGTGTGCGGCACCAAGTGCAACACGCTCTTTGTGGTGGACGTGCACTCAAACCACATCACGCACATCCCTCTCCTGGAGGACCGGGCGCCGGTGCTGGCCCGGGACCAGCCGAGCTGCGGCATCCACGCCATCGAGCTGAACCCCTCCAAGACGCTGCTGGCCACTGGGGGCGAGAACCCCAACAGCCTGGCCATCTACCAGCTGCCCACACTCGACCCCATGTGCCTGGGCGACCGCCATGGCCACAAGGATTGGATCTTCGGCATCGCCTGGATGAGCGACACCGTGGTCGTGAGCGGCTCCCGCGACGGCACCGTGGCGCTGTGGCGGGTGGACCCCGACATGTGCCACCGCAGCATCGGTTGGCATAACGACGTGGGGCTCCCCATGTACGCCCACATCAGCCCGAGGGACATGGAGATCATCCCCAGGGCCAGCACCAGCCCCACCAACCGTAAGGTGCGGGCCCTGGCTTTCAGCGGCAAGAACCAGGAGCTGGGAGCCGTGTCCCTAGACGGCTACTTCCACCTGTGGAAGGCCCGGAGCACCCTGTGCAGGCTGCTGTCCGTCAGGCTGCCCTACTGCCGAGAGAACGTGTGCCTGATCTACTGCGACGAGTTGTCCCTGTATGCAGTGGGTTCCCAGTCTCATGTCTCCTTCCTGGATCCGCGCCAGCGCCAGCAGAACATGCGGCCTCTGTGCTCCAGGGAGGGCGGCACGGGTGTGCGCTCGCTGAGCTTCTACCAGCATATCATCACCATAGGTACTGGCCATGGGTCCCTGCTCTTCTATGACGTCCGCGCCCAGAAGTTCCTGGAGGAGAGGGCCTCGGCCAGTCCGGAATCCTCTCCAGGGCCCAGAGGGAGGAAGCTCAAGCTCACCTGTGGGAGAGGCTGGCTCAACCAGGACGACCTCTGGGTGAACCACTTGGAAGGCACGGAGGAGTTCCCCAATGCGCTCTACACCCACTGCTACAACTGGCCTGAGATGAAGCTTTTCGTGGCTGGGGGGCCTCTCCCTTCAGGCCTCCACGGGAACTACGCGGGCCTCTGGAGCTAA